Proteins encoded together in one Bacteroides zoogleoformans window:
- the tilS gene encoding tRNA lysidine(34) synthetase TilS, with translation MEIQKVRQYIDRHELFASSDKILVALSGGADSVALLRLLQAMGYACDAAHCNFHLRGKESERDENFVRQLCKEFDIQLHITHFDTIEEAKARHLSIEMTARELRYKWFEEIRKTCGAAVVAVAHHQDDSVETLLLNLIRGTGINGLRGIRPKNGNIVRPLLCLNRKEILDYLSDIGQEYVTDSTNLQDEYTRNKIRLNLLPLMQEINPSVKESILKTAEHLNDAAAIYNISVEAAKQRIMTPEGIRINALKQEPASETILFEVLYPLGFNAAQVKDIYHTLDGQPGKSFANADRRIVKDRELLLIEPLHGTKRPVLEMKKYAYTPEFIIPRDKNTGCFDADKLQHPLSLRLWKHGDTFVPFGMKGWKKVSDYLTDRKFSVVRKEQQWLLCCGEEIIWLVGERTDNRFRIDEKTKNVLVITSSFPK, from the coding sequence ATGGAAATACAAAAGGTAAGACAATATATCGACCGCCATGAGCTCTTCGCTTCGAGCGACAAGATTCTTGTAGCGCTAAGCGGTGGTGCAGACTCTGTAGCATTATTGCGCCTACTGCAAGCTATGGGATATGCGTGCGATGCAGCCCACTGCAATTTTCATCTTCGAGGCAAGGAGTCTGAACGTGACGAGAATTTTGTCCGGCAGCTGTGTAAAGAGTTTGACATTCAGTTGCATATCACTCATTTCGATACAATAGAAGAAGCAAAGGCAAGACACCTTTCCATCGAAATGACCGCTCGGGAGTTACGGTACAAATGGTTTGAAGAAATACGGAAAACATGCGGCGCCGCAGTTGTTGCCGTAGCCCACCACCAAGACGACAGCGTAGAGACACTGCTTCTTAATCTGATTCGCGGAACCGGCATCAACGGACTACGCGGCATACGCCCTAAAAACGGGAATATAGTACGCCCTCTACTCTGCCTGAACAGAAAAGAAATCCTCGACTACTTATCAGACATCGGACAGGAATATGTGACAGACAGCACCAACCTGCAAGATGAGTACACTCGTAATAAAATACGGCTGAACTTACTTCCGCTCATGCAGGAAATAAATCCTTCGGTCAAAGAGAGCATCCTCAAAACAGCCGAACATCTGAATGACGCCGCCGCCATATATAATATAAGTGTAGAAGCAGCCAAACAGAGAATAATGACACCGGAAGGCATACGTATCAATGCCCTAAAGCAAGAACCCGCATCGGAAACCATCTTATTTGAAGTGCTCTATCCATTAGGATTCAATGCCGCCCAAGTAAAAGACATATACCACACATTGGACGGACAGCCGGGAAAGTCGTTTGCCAATGCTGACCGGCGCATTGTAAAAGATAGAGAACTGCTACTGATAGAACCTCTGCACGGAACAAAGCGGCCTGTTCTGGAAATGAAAAAGTATGCTTATACGCCTGAATTTATTATTCCACGCGATAAGAACACCGGTTGCTTTGATGCCGACAAACTCCAACACCCTTTGTCTCTACGCCTTTGGAAACATGGCGACACATTTGTTCCTTTCGGTATGAAAGGATGGAAAAAAGTAAGCGACTATCTAACCGACCGTAAATTCTCCGTTGTGCGCAAAGAGCAACAATGGCTGCTTTGCTGCGGCGAAGAAATAATCTGGTTGGTAGGAGAACGGACAGACAACCGTTTCCGGATAGATGAAAAAACCAAAAACGTATTGGTCATAACCTCCTCATTCCCGAAATAA
- the bioD gene encoding dethiobiotin synthase, with amino-acid sequence MESEIYFISGIDTDAGKSYCTAWYACQLNGGDRRVITQKFIQTGNTGHSEDIDLHRRIMGTGYLPEDHEGLTMPEIFSYPCSPHLAARIDKRAIDFDKIERATKELARRYDVVLVEGAGGLMVPLTEDFLTIDYVAEKKYPLIFVTSGKLGSINHTLLSLEAVKNRGITLHAVLYNLYPTVEDKTIQDDTMRYIRNYLAKHFPETRFEPVPEIKDVL; translated from the coding sequence ATGGAATCAGAGATTTATTTTATCAGCGGCATCGATACGGACGCCGGAAAAAGTTACTGTACCGCCTGGTATGCTTGCCAACTGAATGGAGGCGACCGACGCGTCATTACCCAGAAATTCATCCAAACCGGCAATACCGGACATTCTGAAGATATTGACCTGCACCGCCGCATCATGGGCACCGGCTACCTGCCCGAAGACCATGAAGGACTCACCATGCCCGAAATATTCTCATACCCCTGCTCCCCCCATCTTGCTGCCCGCATAGACAAGCGCGCCATCGACTTCGACAAAATAGAACGCGCCACTAAGGAACTTGCCCGCCGCTACGACGTAGTCCTCGTTGAAGGTGCAGGCGGCCTCATGGTGCCTCTGACAGAAGATTTTCTAACCATAGACTATGTGGCCGAAAAGAAGTACCCACTGATTTTTGTCACTTCAGGCAAGCTCGGAAGTATCAACCACACTTTACTCAGTCTGGAAGCGGTAAAAAACCGAGGCATCACTCTGCACGCCGTATTATATAATCTTTACCCTACCGTAGAAGATAAAACCATTCAGGACGACACGATGCGGTATATCCGCAATTATCTGGCCAAACACTTTCCCGAAACAAGGTTTGAGCCGGTCCCGGAGATTAAAGACGTGCTTTAA
- the bioC gene encoding malonyl-ACP O-methyltransferase BioC, with translation MDKQLIAERFARARNTYAREARVQQQVALKMMRMLAESLLAEDCQPEELSARFRHILEFGCGTGSYSRILLQTLKPETLLLNDLCREMEECIEELCRFPGVGFLPGDAEEQDFPENMDLITSCSTLQWFNDPAAFFTRCHRTLTTNGILAFSTFGSSNMHQIRQLTGHGLNYLPIEKLQALLHPAFDIIHAEEEVVSLSFDTPRHVLRHLKETGVTGTEKKIWTRSRLQNFCEEYARLFREADDKVTLTYHPIYIIAQKRNQSNE, from the coding sequence ATGGACAAACAACTGATAGCCGAACGTTTTGCGCGGGCAAGAAACACCTATGCTCGCGAGGCTCGCGTGCAACAGCAGGTTGCCCTGAAGATGATGAGGATGCTTGCGGAGTCTCTGCTTGCCGAAGATTGTCAGCCCGAAGAACTCTCTGCACGTTTCCGCCATATCCTTGAGTTTGGATGCGGCACAGGAAGCTATTCGCGCATCCTTCTGCAAACGCTGAAACCTGAGACACTACTGCTGAACGACCTCTGCCGGGAAATGGAAGAATGCATCGAAGAACTTTGCCGTTTTCCCGGAGTCGGCTTTCTGCCCGGAGATGCCGAGGAACAAGACTTTCCGGAGAATATGGACCTGATAACCTCCTGCTCCACCCTGCAGTGGTTCAACGACCCGGCCGCATTCTTTACCCGTTGCCACCGGACACTGACAACAAACGGGATTCTTGCCTTCAGCACCTTCGGCTCAAGCAACATGCATCAGATTCGCCAACTGACCGGGCATGGGTTGAACTATCTGCCCATTGAGAAGTTACAAGCATTGTTGCATCCGGCTTTCGACATCATTCATGCAGAAGAAGAGGTTGTGTCGCTCTCTTTCGACACCCCTCGGCACGTACTGAGACATTTGAAAGAGACCGGAGTGACAGGTACGGAAAAGAAAATATGGACACGCAGCCGCCTGCAAAATTTCTGTGAGGAATATGCCCGACTGTTCCGCGAAGCAGATGACAAGGTAACCCTGACCTATCATCCAATTTACATCATAGCGCAAAAAAGAAACCAATCGAACGAATAA
- a CDS encoding DUF452 family protein: protein MQQIHIIHEHHRRLLLFFAGWGADETPFKTCHPAGSDFMICYDYRTLDFDTSALNEYKAINVIGWSMGVWAASQVLPHLSSPIANSIAINGTPYPIDEHRGIPPAIFRGTLDGLTGASLHKFLRRMCADGTAFKNFLQVTPRRPLEELREELAKIEERHQALPPSTFRWQQAVIGSNDRIIAPGNQLQAWKETDAAIRQTEDAHYGEELFRHYLQDLWTNN, encoded by the coding sequence ATGCAACAAATCCATATCATACACGAGCACCATCGCCGCCTGCTCTTGTTCTTTGCCGGCTGGGGAGCAGACGAAACCCCTTTCAAAACCTGTCATCCTGCCGGAAGTGACTTTATGATTTGCTACGACTATCGTACACTCGATTTTGACACATCCGCCCTGAACGAGTACAAAGCAATCAACGTCATCGGCTGGTCTATGGGAGTGTGGGCTGCCTCACAAGTACTTCCACATCTTTCATCACCCATAGCAAACAGCATTGCCATCAATGGCACCCCCTATCCTATTGACGAACATCGAGGCATCCCACCCGCTATTTTTCGCGGCACACTGGATGGACTGACCGGAGCTTCCTTACACAAGTTCCTGCGACGAATGTGTGCCGATGGAACGGCATTCAAAAACTTTCTGCAAGTAACTCCCCGCCGCCCGCTGGAAGAACTGCGCGAAGAACTTGCAAAAATAGAAGAGCGGCATCAAGCGCTCCCCCCCTCCACTTTTCGTTGGCAGCAAGCCGTGATAGGAAGCAATGACCGTATCATTGCGCCGGGCAATCAACTACAAGCATGGAAAGAAACGGACGCTGCCATCCGACAGACGGAAGACGCGCATTACGGAGAAGAATTGTTCCGCCATTATCTGCAAGACCTATGGACAAACAACTGA
- a CDS encoding 8-amino-7-oxononanoate synthase: protein MNATEYMRKQLQELKEQSNLRSLPQMVHDGRYVVIDNKRMLNLSSNDYLGLATDRGLREEFLRTLTAETFLPTSSSSRLLTGNFNVYEELEAELAKLFGSEATLVFNSGYHANTGILPAVSDTQTLILADKLVHASIIDGIRLSAARCIRYRHNDTGQLERLLKEHHTSYRQIIIVTESIFSMDGDMADLQKLVELKHACNNVLLYVDEAHAFGVRGKYGLGCAEESGCIRDIDFLVGTFGKAAASAGAYLVCSRVTREYLVNRMRTLIFTTALPPINIAWTLFIVRKLPFMQEERQHLTHISQLLREALQANGYECPSASHIAPMIIGASADAIRCAEELQRHGFYALPVRPPTVPAGTSRIRFSLTAEIKEEEIRELAHLIGATLQSI, encoded by the coding sequence ATGAACGCAACAGAATATATGCGGAAGCAATTGCAGGAACTGAAAGAACAAAGCAACCTGCGCAGCCTGCCGCAAATGGTACATGATGGGCGATATGTCGTGATAGACAACAAGCGGATGCTGAACCTTTCGTCCAACGACTATCTGGGATTGGCAACAGACCGAGGATTAAGAGAGGAGTTTCTTCGGACGCTGACCGCAGAAACGTTTTTGCCTACCTCCTCTTCTTCCCGCCTGCTGACGGGAAACTTCAACGTCTATGAAGAGCTGGAAGCCGAACTTGCCAAGCTATTCGGCTCGGAAGCGACCTTAGTATTCAACAGTGGGTACCATGCCAATACCGGAATCCTTCCGGCCGTGAGTGATACACAAACGCTCATCTTGGCCGACAAGCTGGTGCATGCCAGCATCATCGACGGCATCAGACTTTCGGCAGCACGATGCATACGCTACCGCCACAACGATACCGGGCAACTGGAACGTCTGCTGAAAGAGCATCACACGTCCTATCGACAGATTATTATCGTAACAGAAAGCATCTTCAGCATGGATGGCGATATGGCCGACCTGCAAAAACTGGTAGAGTTGAAGCATGCCTGCAATAATGTATTGCTCTACGTAGACGAGGCACACGCTTTCGGGGTGCGGGGTAAATACGGATTGGGTTGTGCAGAAGAGTCCGGATGTATCCGGGATATAGATTTTCTTGTGGGCACTTTCGGCAAAGCCGCCGCATCGGCAGGCGCCTATCTCGTTTGCAGCAGGGTGACGCGCGAATACCTCGTCAACCGAATGCGTACATTGATTTTCACAACCGCCCTGCCTCCGATAAACATTGCCTGGACATTGTTCATTGTACGCAAACTCCCCTTTATGCAAGAAGAACGACAACACCTGACCCACATCAGCCAACTATTGCGTGAAGCTTTGCAAGCCAACGGATATGAATGCCCAAGCGCAAGCCACATAGCCCCCATGATTATCGGAGCAAGCGCAGATGCCATACGGTGCGCCGAAGAACTGCAACGCCACGGATTTTATGCATTGCCGGTCCGCCCGCCCACAGTTCCCGCAGGAACATCACGCATCCGTTTTTCGCTGACTGCTGAAATTAAAGAAGAAGAAATAAGAGAGTTGGCCCATCTCATCGGAGCAACTCTTCAGTCTATTTAG